The proteins below are encoded in one region of Scylla paramamosain isolate STU-SP2022 chromosome 8, ASM3559412v1, whole genome shotgun sequence:
- the LOC135103073 gene encoding KRR1 small subunit processome component homolog has translation MTNMSDEEGEAETPTGPVENAWAIKVPEFKKGDMKSHLLEESSFSVLFPKYREKYLKECWPLLQKTLDEYGIKPELDLIEGRMTVKTTRKTWDPYIIIKARDIIVLLGRSVPVEQAVKILKDDVTYELIKIRNMVRNKDRFVKRRQRLVGANGTTLKALELLTNCYVLVQGATVAAIGPHKGVLQVVRVVKDTMNNIHPVYLLKSLMIKRQLMQDPNLKNENWARFIPSFVPKNVQRKKPHKVRKTKKEYTPFPPAPTERKVDKEMAEGKFFIDQEEKKKAKKRKITEEMKKETSNRQKEKRAKAFVAPEEPKYKPPTAAVNTQVDVEALKRKVKKKNA, from the exons ATGACAAACATGTCGGACGAAGAAGGTGAAGCTGAGACTCCCACTGGCCCTGTTGAGAATGCCTGGGCCATCAAGGTTCCTGAGTTTAAAAAGGGTGACATGAAGAGCCACCTGCTGGAGGAGAGTTCTTTCTCAGTTCTCTTTCCCAAGTATCGAGAAAAGTACCTGAAGGAGTGCTGGCCTCTGCTGCAGAAGACTTTAGAT GAGTATGGCATCAAGCCTGAGCTGGATCTGATTGAGGGCAGAATGACGGTGAAGACCACAAGGAAGACTTGGGATCCGTACATCATCATCAAGGCGAGGGACATCATTGTGCTGCTCGGAAGATCAGTTCCTGTTGAACAAGCTGTGAAGATTCTGAAAGATGATGTCACATATGAACTGATAAAG ATACGGAATATGGTGCGCAACAAGGACCGGTTTGTGAAGCGGCGGCAGCGGCTGGTAGGAGCCAACGGCACCACCCTTAAGGCGCTGGAGCTGCTCACCAACTGCTATGTACTGGTGCAGGGTGCCACTGTGGCTGCTATTGGTCCACATAAAGGAGTGCTTCAG GTGGTGCGTGTTGTGAAGGACACCATGAACAATATCCACCCTGTGTATCTACTCAAGTCCCTCATGATCAAGAGGCAGCTGATGCAAGATCCCAACCTAAAG AATGAGAACTGGGCCAGGTTCATCCCCAGCTTTGTGCCGAAGAATGTGCAGAGGAAAAAGCCACACAAGgtcagaaagacaaagaaggaatacACGCCCTTCCCGCCGGCACCCACCGAGAGGAAGGTGGACAAGGAGATGGCTGAAGGAAAGTTCTTCATAgatcaggaagaaaagaagaaagccaaaaagagaaaaataacagaagaaatgaagaaggaaacttCAAACCgacagaaggagaagagagccAAGGCATTTGTGGCGCCGGAGGAACCCAAGTACAAGCCGCCCACGGCCGCTGTCAACACACAAGTGGATGTGGAGGCACTCAAGAGGAAGGTCAAGAAGAAGAATGCGTAG